TGCCCGTCGCCGACCTGACCCGGGTGGCGGTGGCGATGGCACAGCAGCTGGCCAGTGGCGCGCCGACCAGCGGCGTCTACCACTACGGCGCGGCGGACAGTTGCACCGCGCTGGAGTTTGCCCGTGAAGTAGTCGAGCGGGCCCAGTCGTTCTATGAGGACGATTTCACAGTGGACCTGGAAGCACTGCCGGAAGAAGAGGATCGCAGTACGGTACTGGCCTGCGACAAGCTGCGCGATGTGTTCGGCATCCAGCAACGCAGCTGGCGCCAGGGGCTGACCCGGCAGGTGGAGTTGTGGTTGGAGCGGTTGGAGGCGGAGCGTCAGGGCGGGGCTTAGGGCTTATTCCGCGGGTAATTTCTTTCGATTGGGCGAACCTTGTGTTCGCCCTTTTTCGTTACTGGTGCTTGGGATTGCTCTGCTCCGGCTTCAGTGGCGGTACACCCAGCATTTTACTTTCAATTTGAAGCGGATAACTTTGTAAGCACTTGTCGAATGGGCAAGCCTACAGGGAGGTATTAAGGTGGGGCGCCTAGCCCGTGTCCTGCATAAGGTCTCCGGCAGCAGGACTGCCACTGAGCCAGCTAAAACGCACACCACGAAAAAGGGCGAACACAAGGTTCGCCCTAAAAAGAGTTGCTTAGAGGTTCGCGTCAGCCGCGAATCATTTCCAGCAGCTCTTTGGTCTTGGCCTGCATCAGCGCCTCATCCCCACGGGACTCGACATTCAGGCGCACCACCGGCTCGGTGTTGGACATGCGCAGGTTGAAGCGCCAGTCGGCGAAGGCGACGCTGAGGCCGTCGACGTGTTCGACGTTGTCGGCGTCCGGGGCGTACTTTTCTTCCGCCTGCTTCAGCAGTGCCGCGGCGTCCGCTACTTTGGAATTGATCTCCCCGGAGCAGGGGAAAGCGGCCATGCGCTCGCCCACCAGCTGCGACAGGGTCTTGCCGCTGCGGCTGACCAGCTCTGCTACCAGCAGCCACGGGATCATGCCGCTGTCGCAGTAGGCGAAATCGCGGAAGTAGTGGTGGGCGCTCATTTCGCCACCGTAGATGGCGTCTTCCTTGCGCATGCGCTCTTTGATGAAGGCGTGCCCGGTCTTGCTCTCGATCGGTTCGCCGTGATTGGCGCGCACGATGTCCTGGGTGTTCCACACCAGGCGCGGGTCGTGTACTACCTTGCTGCCCGGGTGCTTGCGCAGGAAGGCCTCGGCCAGCAGGCCGACCACGTAGTAGCCTTCAATAAAGTTGCCGTGCTCGTCGAAAAAGAAGCAGCGGTCGAAGTCGCCGTCCCAGGCGATGCCGAAATCGGCGCCGCTGTCTTTGACCGCCTGGGCGGTGGAGGCGCGGTTTTCCGGCAGGATCGGGTTGGGAATACCGTTGGGGAAGTTGCCATCCGGCTCGTGGTGCACGCGTACAAATTCGAACGGCAATTGTGGGGCCAGCGCGTCGACTACCGCACCGGCGCCGCCGTTGCCGGCGTTGACGACTAATTTGAGCGGCTTCAGCTGTGCCGCGTCCACGTAGCCCAGCAGGTGCTGCACGAAGTCTTCGCGGTGGGCGTAACGGTGTAGCTCGCCACGGGTCTCCACCGGCGCGAAGTCATTTTCTTCCGCCAGGCGCTTGATATCCAGCAGGCCGGTGTCGCCGCTGATCGGGCGCGAGCCCTCGCGCACGAACTTCATGCCGTTGTAGTCCATCGGGTTGTGACTGGCGGTCACGCAGATGCCGCCGTCAGCCTTTTCCCCATCAAACAGACCGTGGAAAGTGGCGAAGTAGATTTCCTCGGTGCCGCACTCTCCAATATGGAATACATCGGCACCGGCGTCGCGCAGACCGTTGGCGAGTGCGTCGGTCAGCTCGCCGCTGGTCAGGCGGATATCGTGCCCCACCACCACGCGCTTGGCGCCCAGGAACTGGGCAAAGGCGCGGCCCACGCGGTAGGCGACATCGACGTTCAATTCGTCGGGAACGCGGCCACGCAGGTCGTAGGCCTTGAAACAGGTCAGCTCAGTCACGTCAGGCGTTCTCCAGTTCAGCTTGCTCGGGCAGGTAGACATTCTCGTAGACGAAGTTGGTGGCCTGGATAAAGCCGTCTACGGAACCGCAGTCGAAGCGGCGTCCCTTGAAGTTATAGGCGAGCACGCAGCCGCGTTGGGCCTGGGCCAGCAGGGCGTCAGTGATCTGTACCTCGCCGTTCTTGCCCGGCGGGGTTTCGCGGATCAGGTCGAAGATATCCGGGGTGAGAATATAGCGGCCGATGATAGCGAGGTTGCTGGGTGCGTCCTCGGCGGCCGGTTTCTCCACCATATCGGTGACCTGGTGCAGGCCCGGCTTGATCTCGTTGCCGGCGATGACACCGAACTTGTGGATTTTGTCTTCCGGCACTTCCTCTACCGCGACAATGCTGCAGCGGAACTGCTTGTACAGCTGCACCATCTGGCCCAGCACGCCGATGTCCTCGTTCAGGCACAGGTCATCCGCGAGCACCACGGCAAACGGCTCGTCGCCCACCAGGCGCTGTCCCTGCAGGATGGCGTCGCCGAGACCGCGCATCTCGCCCTGGCGGGTGTAGGAGAAGCTCGCGCGGTCGATAACGCGGCGCACGCTGTCGAGATATTTTTCCTTGCCGGTACCGGAAATCTGGTGTTCCAGCTCGAAGTTGGTGTCGAAGTGATCCTCGATCGCGCGCTTGCCGCGGCCGGTCACGAAGCCGATCTCGGTCAGCCCGGCCTCAATGGCTTCCTCGACCCCGTATTGCACCAGCGGTTTGTTCACCAGCGGCAGCATTTCCTTGGGCATGGCCTTGGTCGCGGGCAGGAAGCGGGTTCCATAGCCGGCTACCGGGAAAAGACATTTTCTAAGCATTTTTGTCCCCAAATATTGTTCTGTAGGCGCTCCCCCGCGCCGAATGCAGGAAGTTACCATAATTTCGTGACACCATTCACTTGCCGTAGTTCGGCACTTGGTGCCAACGCGGGCCCCGCAACAGGGGGAGCAACCTCTGTGCCAGATATAGTGCTGGCTGCCGGGAATGTGAGACCGCAGTCCCAGTTCGGGGTCACAAAAAGCCCTATGACTGACTGGACAAGCTATCCTCAGTCTTTAGAATGCCCGCTCTTGCAAAAACGCCCATCCTGTATGGCGTGAATACCCAAAATGGCGACAAAATGAGTAACTTCGTTCAGAAAAGCAGCTACGACAAAGAGGAGCTCCTGGCCTGCTCCCGCGGTGAGATGTTCGGACCGGGCAATGCCCAACTGCCGGCGCCCAACATGTTGATGCTCGATCGCATCACCCATGTGTCCAAAGATGGTGGTGAGTTCGGCAAGGGTGAACTGATTGCTGAGCTGGATATCCACCCCGACCTGTGGTTCTTCGACTGCCATTTCCCCGGCGATCCGGTCATGCCCGGATGCCTGGGGCTCGACGCCATGTGGCAGCTGCTGGGCTATTTCCTGGCCTGGAAAGGTAACCCGGGCCGCGGTCGTGCACTGGGTTGTGGTGAAGTGAAATTTACCGGCCAGATACTGCCAACTGCAAAGAAGGTTACCTACCATATTCAGATGAGTCGCCTGGTCGAGCGCAAGCTGGTGATGGGCATCGGTAACGGCACAGTTGCCGTGGATGGCCGTGAAATTTACAGTGCCAAGGATCTGCGTGTGGGCCTGTTCACCCGTACGGATAATTTCTGATCCGCGCCGCGGCGCCTTCTGATCCGGGCAGCGGGCTGCGAGCAGCTCCGCTGTCACCAAGTGCAAAACAATAACAAGTACACTGTCGAAAAGCTTTATTGGAGATCACTATGCGACGGGTAGTCGTTACCGGCATGGGCATTGTGTCCTGCATCGGCACCAACACCAAGGCGGTGACCGAATCCCTCAAGGCGGGCCGCAGCGGCATCCGCTTCCAGGAGGAGTACAAGGAGCTGGGCCTGCGCAGTCAGGTGGCCTGCCCCGTGGAGATCGATTTCAAGGAGCACATCGACCGCAAGCATCTGCGCTTTATGGGCGATTCTGCCGCCTACGCGTATATCTCGATGAAAGAAGCCATCGCCATGTCCGGTCTGGAGGAGAGTGATATCTCCAACCCGCGTACCGGCATCGTGATGGGCTCCGGCGGTACCTCCACCCGCGAGATCATCGAGGCCGCCCAGACCTTGAAAGAGAAGGGTGTGCGCCGCGTGGGCGCCTTCCGCGTGCCCCAGGTGATGGGCAGCACCGTATCCGCGTGTCTGGCAACCCCGTTCAAGATCAAGGGTATCAACTACAGCATCTCTTCTGCCTGCGCTACCAGTGCCCACTGTATCGGCAATGGCGCCGAGCAGATCCTGATGGGCAAGCAGGATATCGTGTTTGCCGGCGGTGGTGAGGAGCTGGCCTGGAGCCTGACTCACCTGTTCGATGCTATGGGCGCCCTGTCCTCCAAGTACAACGACACCCCGGAGCGCGCCTCGCGCCCCTATGACGCTGACCGCGACGGCTTCGTCATTGCCGGTGGCGGCGGCTGTCTGGTGCTGGAAGAGTACGAGCACGCGAAAGCCCGCGGTGCGACCATCTACGCCGAGCTGACCGGCTACGGCGCCACCTCCGACGGTTACGACATGGTGGCCCCGAGCGGCGAGGGCGCGGTGCGCTGCATGCAGCAGGCGCTGGCGGGCATGGATGGCAAGGGCCTCGAAGGCGGCGTGGATTACATCAACACCCACGGCACCTCCACCCCGGTGGGCGACGTGGCGGAGCTGAAAGCCCTGCGCGAAGTCTTCGGCGACAAGGTGCCGGCGTTTGCCTCCACCAAGTCCCTGACTGGCCACTCTCTCGGTGCCGCCGGCGTGCAGGAGGCGATCTACAGCCTGCTGATGATGCAGAACGGCTTTATCGCCGCCTCTGCCAACGTGGAAAACCGTGATGAAGCGGCGGAAGGCATGGACTTGGTGACCGAGCTGCGCGAGGCCGAGGTCAAGCGCGCCATGTCCAACAGCTTCGGCTTTGGCGGCACTAACGCGTGTCTGGTGTTCGATAAGATCTGATTCGAACTGAGCTGCTGGATCTGTGGGGCGGACCATTCGGTTCGCCCTTTTTCGTTTCTGGTGCCTGGAGGTTTGGTGCTGAGGTACTCTGTTCTGGCCCGGTAGCAGGGCGGCCACTGAGTTATCCGCAGCGCCTATAACGAAAGAGGGCGAACCGAATGGTTCGCCCTTACAAATGCCAGAAGCTGGGAGGTGATTTACACCGTCCGCTCCACCGCAAAGGTCGCCAGCTGCTGCAGCGCCGTCTTCTGCTCGCTATCGGCAAGGAATGCCAGCTGGTCCTTGGCGTCGTCCACCGCTGCCCGTGCGCGCTCCATGGTGTAATCGAGCGCGCCGCAGGCCTCGATCGCCTCGACGATTTCAGTCAGCTTGTCGGCACTGCGCTGTTCGATCGCCTCGCGCACCAGCGCTGCCTGCTCGGCAGTGCCGTTGGCCATGGTGTAGATCAGCGGCAGGGTTGGTTTGCCCTCGGCGAGGTCGTCGCCGACATTCTTGCCCAGCTCCTCGGCGTTGCCGCGGTAGTCCAGTGCGTCGTCCACCAGCTGGAAGGCCAGGCCGAGGCTGCGGCCGTAGAGTTTGAGGTGCTGGCGCTCGGCATCGCCGCAGCCCGCCAGTACCGCCGCGGTCTCACAGGCGGCCTCGAACAGGGCCCCGGTTTTCTTGTGGATAACGGTGAAATAGTTGTCCTCGCTCACCTGTGGGTCGCCGGCGTTGACCAGCTGCTGCACTTCCCCCTCGGCGATGGTGTTGGTGGTCTCCGACAGGATCGCCATGATGTCCATGTCCTGCAGCGCGACCATCATCTGGAAAGCGCGCGAGTAGAGGAAATCCCCCACCAGCACCGCCGGCGCGTTGCCCCACTTGGCGTTGGCGGTCAGGCGGCCGCGGCGGCGGTCGGAGGTGTCCACCACATCGTCGTGGAGCAGCGTAGCGGTGTGGATAAATTCGATGATTGCGGCCAGGTCGATATGGTCGGCGTCGCGATAGCCCGCCGCGCGGGCGCACAGCAGTACCAGCAGCGGGCGCAGGCGCTTGCCGCCGGCCTCGACCAGATAGTGGCCGATGTTCTCGACCAGCGGAACATCCGAGTGCAATTGGTCGAGGATGCGCTGGTTGACGGCGGCAAAGTCGTCGGCGGCGACCCGGTGGAAAGGCAGCATGCAAGGGTTCCTTATACTTCTTTACTAGGGGTGTTCCTGGGCTTGATCAGGGCCGCCCCGGCAGAGCCGGGCAGCGGAGCGGCGCTATTGTATCAAGCCCGCGAATTGATTAGAATCTGCGCCCCGCTTTGGCTGGCTCTTCGCCGGCCAGGGGATATGGTTTTTAACAACACGGCGCAAGCTCCCGAAATGCGGAGCAGTGACCCACCGGTTCTGCCGGGTTCCGGGTTCCTCCCGCTGCTTCGTGTCGTCCATCTCGGAGCATAGAGATATGTACGCTGTTATCGAAAGCGGTGGCAAACAGCACCGCGTAGAAGAGGGCGAAGTTCTTCGCCTGGAAAAACTGGAAGTCGCTACTGGCGAATCCATCGATTTTGACAAGGTGCTGATGGTTGTCGACGGCGACAAGATCAACATCGGTGCCCCGGTCGTAGACGGCGCTAAAGTGACTGCCGAAGTGGTCAGCCATGGCCGCGGCGAGAAGGTGCGAATCATCAAGTTCCGCCGCCGCAAGCACTCCATGAAGCGCCAGGGCCACCGTCAGTGGTTCACCGAAGTTAAAATCACTGGCATCAAGGCATAAGCAGAGGAGTAACGACTCATGGCACACAAGAAAGCTGGCGGTAGTACGCGCAACGGGCGCGATTCCGAAAGTAAACGCCTGGGCGTGAAGCGCTTTGGCGGCCAGGCTGTTCTGGCAGGCAACATCATCGTGCGTCAGCGCGGCACCAAGTTCCACGCCGGCGTCAACGTTGGTATGGGCAAGGACCACACCCTGTTCGCAACCGCGGATGGCGTCGTGAAGTTCGAAGTGAAAGGCCCCAACAACCGCAAGTTTGTTTCTATCGAAACTGCGTAAGCGATTGTTCTGACCTTTTCGAAAAGCCCCGCTCACAGCGGGGCTTTTTCGTTGTGTAGCGGCCACAGGCCGCTGACTATAACCTCACGGTTTACACTCGTTTAGAGAGAAGCAACCGCCGCGGCGGTGGAGATAGCATGAAATTTGTCGATGAGGCCCCCATCTACGTGCAGGCCGGCAAGGGCGGCAACGGCTGCCTGAGCTTTCGCCGGGAAAAATTTGTCGAGAGGGGCGGCCCGGACGGCGGTGACGGCGGCGACGGCGGTTCCGTGTACCTGGAGGCGGACGAGTCCCTGAACACCCTGGTGGACTACCGCTACCAGCCCCGCTATGCCGCCGAGAGCGGTCAGCAGGGGCGCGGTCGCAACTGCACCGGTGCCAAGGGGGCCGATCTGGTGCTGAAGGTGCCGGTGGGCACCACCGTGATCGACGTCGACACCGGTGAGACCCTCGGCGATATGACCGAGGCCGGCGAGCGCCTGATGGTCGCCCAGGGCGGCTGGCACGGCCTCGGCAATACCCGCTTCAAGTCCAGCACCAACCGCGCCCCGCGCCAGACCACCAATGGCACCGAGGGCGATGCGCGCAACCTCAAGCTGGAGCTGAAGGTGCTGGCGGACGTCGGCATGCTGGGCCTGCCGAACGCCGGCAAATCCACCTTTATCCGCGCCGTCTCCGCGGCCAAGCCGAAAGTGGCGAATTATCCGTTTACCACCCTGGTGCCGAATCTGGGGGTGGTACAGGTGCAGCGGCACCGCAGTTTCGTCATCGCCGATATTCCCGGCCTGATCGAGGGCGCCGCCGAGGGCGCCGGCCTGGGAATCCGCTTCCTCAAGCACCTGACCCGCTGCCGCGTGCTGCTGCATCTGGTGGACCTGGCGCCGTTCGACGGCACCGATCCGGTCGACAACGCGCGCGCGATCGAGCGCGAGCTGGCGGCATTCAGTCCCACTCTGGCCGGGCGCGAGCGCTGGCTGGTGCTGAACAAGACCGACCTGGTGCCGGCGGGTGAACTGGACGCGCGCTGCGACGCCATCGTCGAGGCGCTGGGCTGGGACGGGCCGGTGTTCCGGGTCGCCGCCATCCGTGGTGAGGGCACCGAGCAGTTGTCCGGTCGCCTGATGGACTACCTCGAGCAGCGTCGCGAGGACGAGGCGGCGGATGCGGAGCTGGCAGAGGCGGAACTCGAGTCCCAGCGGCAGATGCAGCGCGAGGCCCGCAGCCGTATCGACGAGCTGCGCGAAGCCCAGCGCGCCAAGCGCCGCGGCGCCAGCGCGGACGATGAGGACGAAGATTGGGACGACGACGATCACGACGTCGATATAGAATACCGGCCCTAACCAGTAGTTGCGGTGGCCCCTGTGGCCGCATCGCCAGACTGCTGAAGACAAGCGCCCGGGCAGAGGTATGGCCCGGCTTTCATGCCCCGCCGCAGGGGCCTTCCAGGGGAGGGAGTCAGTGCAAGCTCGGCAACAGTTGGCCGCCAGCCGGCGCTGGGTAATCAAGATCGGCAGCGCCCTGCTGACCGACAATGGTCGCGGCGTCAATCGCGCCGCCATCTTCAATTGGGTGGAACAGATTGCCGCCCTGCGCAGCCGCGGTATCGAGGTACTGCTGGTCTCGTCCGGGGCCGTTGCCGCCGGTATGGACCGGCTCGGCTGGCGCCGCCGGCCGGAATCCGTGCACCAGTTGCAGGCCGCCGCTGCCGTGGGGCAGAGCCACCTGGTACAGGTGTACGAGCACGCCTTCGGCCAGTTCGACTGCCGCACCGCGCAGATCCTGCTCGACCACGACGACCTGTCTAATCGCACCCGCTACCTGAATGCGCGCAGCACCCTGCGCACGCTGCTGTCTCTCGGCGCCATGCCGATCATCAACGAGAACGACACCGTCGTCACCGACGAGATCCGCTTCGGTGACAACGACAGCCTGGCGGCGCTGGTGGCGAACCTGGTGGAGGCGGACGCGCTGCTGATTCTGACCGATGCCGACGGCCTGTTTACCCAGGATCCGCGCGACAACCCCGATGCCGAACTGATCTCCGAGGGCGCCGCCACCGATCCGGCGCTGCTGGCCATGGCCGGCGGCTCGCGCAGCGGGCTCGGCCGCGGCGGCATGAGCACCAAGGTGCGCGCCGCGCAACTGGCCGCGCGCTCCGGTGCCAGCACGGTGATTGCCGGCGGTGCGCAGCGCGAGGTGATCGAGCGCGTCTGCCGCGGCGAACCGCTGGGCACGCTGCTGCTGCCGGACGCGGACCCGCTCACCGCGCGCAAGCGCTGGCTGGCCGGACAGCTACAGGTGCGTGGCGCGCTGGTATTGGATGCGGGTGCCGAGGCGGCCCTGCGCAGCGCTGGCAAGAGCCTGCTGGCGGTGGGGGTCACGGCGGTGGAGGGACGTTTCCGCCGCGGTGAGCTGGTGTCGTGTCGCAACGCCGCCGGCGATGAAATAGCGCGCGGCCTGGTCAACTACGACAGCACCGAGGCGGCGCGGATTCTCGGCCGGCCCTCGGAAAAATTTGTTGAGCTGCTGGGCTACCGCGATGACGACGAGCTGATCCACCGCGACAACCTGATCCTGCTGTAGCTCGTTGAGTGCGCAAAACTGCCGCCTCCAGGGAGGAAATCGATGATTGCGGTTGGCGATTGGCTGGTGTTCGTCGGCGCGGCGCTGCTGATGGTGCTGACGCCGGGTCCGAACATGATTTACCTGGTGTCCCGATCCATCTGTCAGGGCAGGGCCGGTGGGTTCATCTCGTTGCTTGGGGTGGTGGCGGGATTCCTGGTGCATATGTTCGCCGCCGCCGCGGGCCTGGCGGCGCTGCTGCTCGCGATACCGCTGGCCTACGAGCTGCTGAAATACGCGGGGGCTGCCTACCTGCTGTGGCTTGCCTGGCAGGCGCTGCGCCCCGGTGCCCGCTCCCCGTTCGATCCGCAGCCGCTGTCGCCGGATTCGCCGCTGCGACTCTTTTTCATGGGGTTTCTGACCAATCTGCTCAACCCGAAGATTGCGGTGTTTTACCTGTCGATACTCCCGCAGTTTATCGATACTGCGCGGGGTTCAGTGTTTGCGCAGGGCCTGCTGCTCGGCGCGACCCAGATCGCGGTCAGCTTTGTGGTCAATCTGCTGATCGTGCTGTTCGCCGCGGGTATCTCGCGCTGGTTTGCGCGCAGGCCCTTGTGGCTGGGGGTGCAGCGCTATGTGATGGGGTTTGTGTTGGCGGGGCTGGCCGTGCGGCTGGCTGCGGAGCAGAGGCGCACCTGAGCTGCAGGGCACCGGAATGGTCTCTATGGATCGGTATAAAAGAAAAAGCCCCGCTGGTGCGGGGCTTTTTTGTATTCGCGCGAGGCGTCTACTTGAGTCGCTGACGCTTAGGCTGCCAGAGCTTTGATCTGCGCGTTCAGGCGGCTCTTATGACGGGCGGCTTTATTCTTGTGAATAATGCCTTTGTCCGCCATGCGGTCGATGACCGGTACCGCTTCCGCGTAGGCAGTCTTGGCTTTTTCCGCGTCACCTGCATCGATGGCCGCAACTACCTTTTTGATGTAGGTGCGCACCATGGAGCGCAGGCTGGCGTTGTGGTTGCGGCGCTTGTCGTTCTGGCGCGCGCGCTTCTTCGCTTGAGGTGAGTTGGCCACCGGTTGCTCCTGTCTGGAATCTGTAAAATCGCTAAATCTTCCGGGCCCGG
This region of Microbulbifer sp. SAOS-129_SWC genomic DNA includes:
- a CDS encoding phosphomannomutase, with product MTELTCFKAYDLRGRVPDELNVDVAYRVGRAFAQFLGAKRVVVGHDIRLTSGELTDALANGLRDAGADVFHIGECGTEEIYFATFHGLFDGEKADGGICVTASHNPMDYNGMKFVREGSRPISGDTGLLDIKRLAEENDFAPVETRGELHRYAHREDFVQHLLGYVDAAQLKPLKLVVNAGNGGAGAVVDALAPQLPFEFVRVHHEPDGNFPNGIPNPILPENRASTAQAVKDSGADFGIAWDGDFDRCFFFDEHGNFIEGYYVVGLLAEAFLRKHPGSKVVHDPRLVWNTQDIVRANHGEPIESKTGHAFIKERMRKEDAIYGGEMSAHHYFRDFAYCDSGMIPWLLVAELVSRSGKTLSQLVGERMAAFPCSGEINSKVADAAALLKQAEEKYAPDADNVEHVDGLSVAFADWRFNLRMSNTEPVVRLNVESRGDEALMQAKTKELLEMIRG
- the galU gene encoding UTP--glucose-1-phosphate uridylyltransferase GalU, which gives rise to MLRKCLFPVAGYGTRFLPATKAMPKEMLPLVNKPLVQYGVEEAIEAGLTEIGFVTGRGKRAIEDHFDTNFELEHQISGTGKEKYLDSVRRVIDRASFSYTRQGEMRGLGDAILQGQRLVGDEPFAVVLADDLCLNEDIGVLGQMVQLYKQFRCSIVAVEEVPEDKIHKFGVIAGNEIKPGLHQVTDMVEKPAAEDAPSNLAIIGRYILTPDIFDLIRETPPGKNGEVQITDALLAQAQRGCVLAYNFKGRRFDCGSVDGFIQATNFVYENVYLPEQAELENA
- the fabA gene encoding 3-hydroxyacyl-[acyl-carrier-protein] dehydratase FabA, producing MSNFVQKSSYDKEELLACSRGEMFGPGNAQLPAPNMLMLDRITHVSKDGGEFGKGELIAELDIHPDLWFFDCHFPGDPVMPGCLGLDAMWQLLGYFLAWKGNPGRGRALGCGEVKFTGQILPTAKKVTYHIQMSRLVERKLVMGIGNGTVAVDGREIYSAKDLRVGLFTRTDNF
- the fabB gene encoding beta-ketoacyl-ACP synthase I — translated: MRRVVVTGMGIVSCIGTNTKAVTESLKAGRSGIRFQEEYKELGLRSQVACPVEIDFKEHIDRKHLRFMGDSAAYAYISMKEAIAMSGLEESDISNPRTGIVMGSGGTSTREIIEAAQTLKEKGVRRVGAFRVPQVMGSTVSACLATPFKIKGINYSISSACATSAHCIGNGAEQILMGKQDIVFAGGGEELAWSLTHLFDAMGALSSKYNDTPERASRPYDADRDGFVIAGGGGCLVLEEYEHAKARGATIYAELTGYGATSDGYDMVAPSGEGAVRCMQQALAGMDGKGLEGGVDYINTHGTSTPVGDVAELKALREVFGDKVPAFASTKSLTGHSLGAAGVQEAIYSLLMMQNGFIAASANVENRDEAAEGMDLVTELREAEVKRAMSNSFGFGGTNACLVFDKI
- a CDS encoding polyprenyl synthetase family protein, encoding MLPFHRVAADDFAAVNQRILDQLHSDVPLVENIGHYLVEAGGKRLRPLLVLLCARAAGYRDADHIDLAAIIEFIHTATLLHDDVVDTSDRRRGRLTANAKWGNAPAVLVGDFLYSRAFQMMVALQDMDIMAILSETTNTIAEGEVQQLVNAGDPQVSEDNYFTVIHKKTGALFEAACETAAVLAGCGDAERQHLKLYGRSLGLAFQLVDDALDYRGNAEELGKNVGDDLAEGKPTLPLIYTMANGTAEQAALVREAIEQRSADKLTEIVEAIEACGALDYTMERARAAVDDAKDQLAFLADSEQKTALQQLATFAVERTV
- the rplU gene encoding 50S ribosomal protein L21, whose protein sequence is MYAVIESGGKQHRVEEGEVLRLEKLEVATGESIDFDKVLMVVDGDKINIGAPVVDGAKVTAEVVSHGRGEKVRIIKFRRRKHSMKRQGHRQWFTEVKITGIKA
- the rpmA gene encoding 50S ribosomal protein L27, which gives rise to MAHKKAGGSTRNGRDSESKRLGVKRFGGQAVLAGNIIVRQRGTKFHAGVNVGMGKDHTLFATADGVVKFEVKGPNNRKFVSIETA
- the cgtA gene encoding Obg family GTPase CgtA, whose translation is MKFVDEAPIYVQAGKGGNGCLSFRREKFVERGGPDGGDGGDGGSVYLEADESLNTLVDYRYQPRYAAESGQQGRGRNCTGAKGADLVLKVPVGTTVIDVDTGETLGDMTEAGERLMVAQGGWHGLGNTRFKSSTNRAPRQTTNGTEGDARNLKLELKVLADVGMLGLPNAGKSTFIRAVSAAKPKVANYPFTTLVPNLGVVQVQRHRSFVIADIPGLIEGAAEGAGLGIRFLKHLTRCRVLLHLVDLAPFDGTDPVDNARAIERELAAFSPTLAGRERWLVLNKTDLVPAGELDARCDAIVEALGWDGPVFRVAAIRGEGTEQLSGRLMDYLEQRREDEAADAELAEAELESQRQMQREARSRIDELREAQRAKRRGASADDEDEDWDDDDHDVDIEYRP
- the proB gene encoding glutamate 5-kinase gives rise to the protein MQARQQLAASRRWVIKIGSALLTDNGRGVNRAAIFNWVEQIAALRSRGIEVLLVSSGAVAAGMDRLGWRRRPESVHQLQAAAAVGQSHLVQVYEHAFGQFDCRTAQILLDHDDLSNRTRYLNARSTLRTLLSLGAMPIINENDTVVTDEIRFGDNDSLAALVANLVEADALLILTDADGLFTQDPRDNPDAELISEGAATDPALLAMAGGSRSGLGRGGMSTKVRAAQLAARSGASTVIAGGAQREVIERVCRGEPLGTLLLPDADPLTARKRWLAGQLQVRGALVLDAGAEAALRSAGKSLLAVGVTAVEGRFRRGELVSCRNAAGDEIARGLVNYDSTEAARILGRPSEKFVELLGYRDDDELIHRDNLILL
- a CDS encoding LysE family translocator, with product MIAVGDWLVFVGAALLMVLTPGPNMIYLVSRSICQGRAGGFISLLGVVAGFLVHMFAAAAGLAALLLAIPLAYELLKYAGAAYLLWLAWQALRPGARSPFDPQPLSPDSPLRLFFMGFLTNLLNPKIAVFYLSILPQFIDTARGSVFAQGLLLGATQIAVSFVVNLLIVLFAAGISRWFARRPLWLGVQRYVMGFVLAGLAVRLAAEQRRT
- the rpsT gene encoding 30S ribosomal protein S20; translation: MANSPQAKKRARQNDKRRNHNASLRSMVRTYIKKVVAAIDAGDAEKAKTAYAEAVPVIDRMADKGIIHKNKAARHKSRLNAQIKALAA